In Clostridia bacterium, one DNA window encodes the following:
- a CDS encoding bifunctional ADP-dependent NAD(P)H-hydrate dehydratase/NAD(P)H-hydrate epimerase: MRIVTGTTMRAADAWAISRGLPEAALMYAAGRAVAAAARRWLERRGRWPGRVFVACGKG; this comes from the coding sequence GGACGACGATGCGCGCCGCAGACGCCTGGGCCATTTCGCGCGGCCTGCCCGAGGCGGCGTTGATGTACGCGGCCGGGCGCGCCGTCGCGGCCGCGGCGCGCCGCTGGCTCGAGCGGCGGGGCCGCTGGCCGGGGCGCGTGTTCGTCGCCTGCGGCAAGGG